The following DNA comes from Agromyces mangrovi.
GCGATGGCCGATCGGTTCCTGTCGCCGGGCGTGTTCGTGCGCGAGGTGCCGCAACCCGGACCGCCGCCGATCACGCCGGTCCAGACCGCGCTCACGGGGTTCGTGGGCGGCGCGACGGCGGGCCCGCACGACGAGCCGGTGTCGGTCGCGAGCTGGGGCGAGTTCGCCCGCACGTTCGGCGGGGTCACGGCGCGCAGCCACCTCGGCTACTCGGTGCGCGACTTCTTCCGCAACGGCGGGCGACGCGCGATCGTGGTGCGGGTCGGGGCCGGCGACGGGACGGTCGCAGACGACGACGTGCTCGGCGCCGACGTGCCCGCACCCCGCGGCCTCCACGCCCTCGCGGTCTCAGAGCACCTCGGACTCCTGGTCGTGCCGCCGTACGCCTCAGCCGGGGTCGCGCGACGCGGCGACCCGCTCGCGGCGTTCGGCGTCGGCGAGTCCGTGATCGCCGCCGCCGTCGACTTCGCCACGCGCCGCCGCGCGACCGCGGTGCTCGACGCACCCGCCGCCCTCGCCCCGCGAACCGCCACCGCTGCCGACTTCGCCGCCTTCCCCGACAGCCCGGACGCCGCGGTGTACGCGCCGCGCGTGACCGGCGCCGATCCGCTCCGACCGGCCGACACCGTGCGCGCGCCGTCGGGCGCGATCGCGGGCCTCATCGCGCGCACCGATGCGACGCGCGGCGTGTGGAAGGCGCCGGCGGGCACGGATGCCGCCCTGGCGGGCATCGGCGGCCTCGAGGCATCCGTGCACCAACACGAGATCGAGGCGCTCACGCAGCTGCGGGTGAACGCGCTGCGCGCCGCGGGCGACGGCTCGGTGCTCGTGTGGGGCGCGCGCACCCGCTCGACCGATCCCGAGTGGCGGTACCTGCCCGTGCGCCGCACGGTGCGCTTCCTCGAGGAGAGCATCGAGCGCGGCCTCGCCTGGACGGTGTTCGAGCCGAACGACGCGAACCTGCAGGCGCGCGTGCGCGCGATGGTCGAGCGCTTCCTCGACGACCTGTTCCGGGCCGGCGCCTTCCGCGGCCAGAGCGCCCGAGAGGCCTACACGGTGCGGGCGGATGCCTCGACGACGACGCCCGCCGACGTCGCC
Coding sequences within:
- a CDS encoding phage tail sheath family protein, which codes for MADRFLSPGVFVREVPQPGPPPITPVQTALTGFVGGATAGPHDEPVSVASWGEFARTFGGVTARSHLGYSVRDFFRNGGRRAIVVRVGAGDGTVADDDVLGADVPAPRGLHALAVSEHLGLLVVPPYASAGVARRGDPLAAFGVGESVIAAAVDFATRRRATAVLDAPAALAPRTATAADFAAFPDSPDAAVYAPRVTGADPLRPADTVRAPSGAIAGLIARTDATRGVWKAPAGTDAALAGIGGLEASVHQHEIEALTQLRVNALRAAGDGSVLVWGARTRSTDPEWRYLPVRRTVRFLEESIERGLAWTVFEPNDANLQARVRAMVERFLDDLFRAGAFRGQSAREAYTVRADASTTTPADVAAGRLNVLIGVALTAPAEFTVTRLTARTAVTP